Within Topomyia yanbarensis strain Yona2022 chromosome 2, ASM3024719v1, whole genome shotgun sequence, the genomic segment TTCCTTCTTCTTTTGTCCAACTGCGACCGGCATCATCAAATCCCGATCGCGAATCTGACGCCTTAGATCACGGTAGAATTCCAACACAGTGGGATTGGCCCACACTTGTTTGCTATCAAAGTCCAGCACCCGAAGACAGTCTAAACTTTGTGCTCGACTGAGAGCCACATAGGCTTGGCCGGCTTCGAATACCTTCGAGAGTGACATTTCCACACAGTCCAGCGTCAGTCCTTGAGATTTATGAATCGAAAAAGCCCATGCCAGCTTCAGTGGTAGCTGTGACCGGCTAACGATTACGGCTCCGGCTGTCTTGATAGACCACTTCTCTGGTTTTACGAGAAATTCGCGTTTCTTAAATTTGACCAGCGGGTAACCTTGAACGTAATCTAACACTACTCCTCGGGCTCCGTTGACAAGCCCCTCGGCGATGTTGAGGTTTTTCAACAGCATGACTTGTGCACCTATTTTAAGCGTAAGTTTCCCTGGGGCTTGCACCTGTTGGTCTAACTGTTTTGTCATGTAAGTATCACTATCCGTTGCGTGATAAGTCTTCTCTTCTCCTGATAAATTGTTAAGTTTCGATTGATTGATCAAATCGGCATCGTTGGTGTGTGAACAAAGTTGCGTCGCAAGAATCCCTTCGACTTCAATCTTTTGCTTAGAAGTAGTAGTCAGTCGGTCCCGAATTTCCGTTGTTATACGACCGATTCTAATACTGTTTAGTATGGAAATAAATTCGGGGTCTTTCTGACGATGAACAACTGTCAGTTCGTAGCAGTTCTGAATACATTCCTTCCAGGCTTTTGTTTGAAAGCAAAAACGAACCACAGGCTGCTTATCGTTGTCCTGCGAAAAAGCTCCACGGGAAAATTTATCCTGTTTGACAACCGGAGGCAGTTGAAAAAAGTCACCACACAAAATAAGCTGTATTCCTCCGAATGGCTTGTCGCTTTTGCGGATGTAACGAGCAACGGCTTCAATTTTCTACAAGACATAATGTTGTTTATAAAGAGTTGTATTAAACAGATTAAAGCAAACCAACCTCAAAATAATCCCCGTCCACCATCGAAATCTCATCGATAATTAACCGTTTGCACTTCCTCCAGATCTGACTAGAATTCGGCCGCGAAGCCAACTCGTAGCACCGCTGCAGTTCAGACTCTCCACTTCCAATGCCAGCAAACGAATGTAACGTGGTACCACCTATCAAGCATGCAGCGACTCCGGTGGAAGCCGTTGCCACCGTTCCATCCGGTGGTAGCGTTGATATAATCTTCCTCAGCAAGAAACTTTTGCCGGTTCCTGCAGAACCGGTGAAGAAGACACTCCGCCCGGATTTACATGCATCCATCACCATGCGCTGCTGCTCGTTCAGTACTTCAGTTTCCAAATTTCCCGTTAACGGCGAGGGAGTGTACAGTTTCTTCGGCGCAGGCCGATCAGCCTCGCCAGACACCCGTTTTCGCTTCTGCGGTGGTGAGGGTGTCGTGACGGAACCTTTACCAACGGCTAGTTTACGGGCACGGGCCAGTTCCGCATTGGTAACCGGGCTGATATCGTCGAATTGATTTGCCTTGTTCGACAACAAATGAGCACGGGTCTTTTTCAACATCTCCTCTTTTGACTCCCCATTGGATGTTTCCCCGGTGGTGATTTTGATGAAGATTATTTTTAGGAACTGAACCAGCAGTCCTGGAGGGGCATTTGACAGAAACAGTGTACACTTTTCTTCGTTGAACCGAATGGTAGCTTTTCCTTCAGTCATGAACTTGGAATGCACGTTGATTCCTATTAATTAGAATAAATATACTAATATGAAGACTATTTCTAATAGGAACATCTGTTTGTTGCCTATTTACCTTTTAACTTTAGCTTAACCGGTTTGGACTTATCGGCGGAAATCTCCAGAAACATTTCCTTTAACGTGTTCCGCACTAACCGAAGAGTAGCTTGTTTGTACGTAATCTTTTTTACGGCGATTCCTTGGGCATTCAACCACTCGGCATTTGCCACGCAAGTCAAGCTAGCATCATTCGGATCCATTTcaccgaaaaaaaaactacagacTAACGTCAATTTTGCTATTTAATATTATATAGATGAAACACCTCCCCTTCTTTTCAAGGAAGGGAATCGCCGCTTTGAATTCGAACTTATTAACTAAAATTTATTATAAATTCACAAGTGAAAAAGCCACCACAAGCACAAACCGATCCGAAATTTCAACTGCTCAAAACGGAACGGAACGGATAGATTTTTGACGTTTTCAAATTCGCGCCCGCCGCGTTGCCAGATAATGTGTATATGCACAGCGGCACATGATTTATTAGGGCTGTTCCGACAAATTACGCACACTGAGAAAAAACCTGTAGTATCTGTGACCAGACTTTCGTGGTTGTTTTAACTATTCCCCGAAATAGCAGTAATGACCATGAGATCAGTAATACTAAACATCTGTATCCCAAAAAATACTACAAAATCGATTACCGCTTAACTATGCTGTTGTTATTTACGACAATTTGAACATGCTCACTCCAACAATATTTATCATCTATAAAGTGACAAATGAATAGTGTGAATCACTATTAAAAttcaagtaaaaataaaaatatgaacatggTAAACATCTTGAATGTAAACAGTGCCATTGTTATAACTACTTTTCGTTTGATTGTCCTCTGCACAATATATTAATAAGTCGTGAACACTAAATGTATAGTTGTTATAGGAATGTAAAGGTTAAAATAACTATATACACCGTTGATGTGGACTTTACCCTTGTCGAAAGCAGCTTTTGCGTATAGTGATTTTCAGCTGACAATGCTTTGTATTACTAACAACCATAAAACTTGTCAATGTTTGCGATCCCATTAAGTCTTTCTGCAGGATGCGGccattacagtgaaaaatgtataaataacATACGTGCGTGTTTTTTGGCGTACtctgtaattttatttttttaactatCGCAATAATATTATCTCTGTAATATTACGGTAAGGTGATAGCATCATTACCCGTTGTATGGTAGAGTCCCAGTCAGGGAAGCTATTTAGTAGCCAAATATGAGCCTCACAAATGGTCTGTACACTAAGAATCGGTTTCAAGTCCTACGAAACAGAAGGTCATGTTTCGCAACGGACTGTATTACTAAGTATTTGCTTTGCTTTATTGCACTATGTGAGTACATACTTCAATTTAATTCAAAAACGATGTTTTAAaatcataaatattttttggttcTTTTCAGTTAAGCGTAAGAGCAGAAAAAAGGAGGCTGAGATATGGTTGCTGAGCcgattaatatttttataaaaaatgtgtaGCATCAATAAACTAAGGGATACTTTCCAAAAGCTAGATTGGCTCAAACTTTCTTTTGTCCATCCTCACCATCCATATTGGCTCGCGTCATTTCCAAAACAATGATATCCCTTTTTAAAATAACTAGGGGGAAAATGTCAAAACCCCAAGGTTTTAGTTATTGAAAGCAGGCCCTGCTCAGGATGACTATGCTTATTGTTATACCAAGCATCCCACTTTTAATGGTCATTCATACAACAGAGTGTTCAATTTGACTATTATGCATAAAGCATGGTAAAACTGGTAAATAAGTCCATTCTACTGGTTTAGTTATAACAAACACTTCCAAGTCAAGATAACTATGAACATTGTTACGGTGAGCATCCCACTTATAATGGTCATGCTTACAATACAATGTTCAATAGTACTATTGTGGTCAAGAGCTCTTGTATAGTAAACTTGAACATGGGTATAGTTGATGTGACCTGATGCTATAGTCGGTTAAAAACCACTACACTCGAAAAGTCGAATTTACCTCCTCATATGGTACATGTTACCATATAATTTTTCTTAGTGCACTTTCAGCGAAAAATAGCGAAATGGGGAAAGATCAAgatgaagagaaaaaaaaggtggaaacattatTCACTTTGAGTGTACAGTCGTGTTTCATCGGTTGGTCCTACACCTAGGGGCAAAtaacttgtgatgcatttttaaaaatcagcgaaatgaaatgcatttctttccatccatagaaattcgtaatgcattttgcgttgcgtgcaatgtattttgcgttgcgtgtaagacgtcgaaaccctacaaaaaactagtGCTACGTTTGCAATTAGCGGAGGCAGATAGACGCTATTTGCCGGCACATAAatctaatgtgtgtatttacaagaaatattaattttcaattcacaTTTCAGAACTATGAGGCACATAAAATATGACTCTATAACAAgacgcacatataacttatgtgtgcacatacatagtttatacagttggcACATAGAAGGTATGGTGATAACATtaacatttcttcttcatatggattttaagtggtttgaacACGTATATtatcccatttgtattgaactgacataagtcaacatctcagcgggcacataAATTATGGGCATCATTGACAGTTCGAATTATTTTGCTtgttttgctcgaagctcgattttcactagtcagatacCGTACGGAATGACTCAATTTTTCgacatttgttaaaaagtgaaaatatgaagaaatgtgttgttttggacAAGTCGGTGAATATCAAAAACTCTACACCGTAGTgaccaacaaattaaacgaactcgactatcacaaaattgtgtcgaatgaaattgaTTCTGTTTCTTGTGGATCGACCCTAAAGCGAAGCTTTAGATGCTGGcatagaaatcatggcggcgtagcagatacctgggtttgaagcaaatagaattaacgtttggatttttttctgtgtacgaATCACTCGAATTCACCAGCATGCGAGAGGCAAGCACTAAATCTTCAATACGACGCAGTGCCAAAAGTAGTGCTTAATTAGTTACTTTAAGTACCATTAAGTACCATAAAGTACATTAAGTAccgcaaatattttaaaaagtaTACGAGTCAAATTCACTTA encodes:
- the LOC131681980 gene encoding ATP-dependent DNA helicase PIF1, whose translation is MDPNDASLTCVANAEWLNAQGIAVKKITYKQATLRLVRNTLKEMFLEISADKSKPVKLKLKGINVHSKFMTEGKATIRFNEEKCTLFLSNAPPGLLVQFLKIIFIKITTGETSNGESKEEMLKKTRAHLLSNKANQFDDISPVTNAELARARKLAVGKGSVTTPSPPQKRKRVSGEADRPAPKKLYTPSPLTGNLETEVLNEQQRMVMDACKSGRSVFFTGSAGTGKSFLLRKIISTLPPDGTVATASTGVAACLIGGTTLHSFAGIGSGESELQRCYELASRPNSSQIWRKCKRLIIDEISMVDGDYFEKIEAVARYIRKSDKPFGGIQLILCGDFFQLPPVVKQDKFSRGAFSQDNDKQPVVRFCFQTKAWKECIQNCYELTVVHRQKDPEFISILNSIRIGRITTEIRDRLTTTSKQKIEVEGILATQLCSHTNDADLINQSKLNNLSGEEKTYHATDSDTYMTKQLDQQVQAPGKLTLKIGAQVMLLKNLNIAEGLVNGARGVVLDYVQGYPLVKFKKREFLVKPEKWSIKTAGAVIVSRSQLPLKLAWAFSIHKSQGLTLDCVEMSLSKVFEAGQAYVALSRAQSLDCLRVLDFDSKQVWANPTVLEFYRDLRRQIRDRDLMMPVAVGQKKKEGGLKKSLSAMGLTKSLMSKPLVTIN